The bacterium BMS3Abin11 genome contains a region encoding:
- the cca gene encoding multifunctional CCA protein, translated as MEIYLVGGAVRDSLLKQASRDNDWVVTGATPQQMINLGYKPVGKDFPVFLHPETKEEYALARTEKKSGHGYHGFVFHTSPDVTLEEDLARRDLTINAMAQDNKGNIIDPYGGRDDLKNGLLRHVSDAFIEDPVRLLRIARYAARYAKLDFTIAEETQQLLKQIVTSGEVNELVAERVWNEISGALDEETPSVFFLTLRRCNALAVLLPEVDRLFGVPQTPVHHPEIDTGVHTMMVIDMAAQFGAGNSVRFAALCHDLGKGTTAFSRLPKHIAHETRGLALIRNLCERLRIPAGHRQMAELVCEYHSHCHRATELRISTILKVLQALDVFRRPQRLDDFLLACEADARGRPGLENSTYPQADIFRICFAAAKQVDIEDLVSSETNGREIQRQLKSRREQAIGIALENYRSGA; from the coding sequence ATGGAAATCTATCTTGTTGGCGGTGCTGTGCGTGACAGCTTACTCAAGCAAGCTTCCAGGGATAATGACTGGGTAGTTACCGGTGCGACACCGCAACAGATGATTAATTTGGGTTATAAACCTGTCGGCAAGGACTTTCCGGTTTTCCTGCACCCGGAAACAAAGGAAGAATACGCTCTGGCACGGACCGAGAAGAAAAGTGGTCACGGCTATCATGGCTTCGTTTTTCACACATCGCCAGATGTCACGCTAGAAGAGGATCTCGCACGCCGGGATCTCACTATCAATGCCATGGCACAGGATAACAAAGGCAATATCATCGACCCATATGGCGGCCGAGATGATTTAAAAAATGGCCTGTTGCGTCATGTTTCGGATGCCTTTATCGAAGATCCGGTCAGGCTGTTGCGTATCGCACGCTATGCGGCCCGCTATGCAAAGCTCGACTTTACCATAGCTGAAGAGACCCAGCAGCTGTTAAAACAGATCGTCACCTCCGGGGAAGTAAATGAGCTGGTTGCCGAACGCGTATGGAACGAAATCAGCGGCGCATTGGATGAAGAGACACCTTCTGTGTTCTTCCTTACACTCAGGCGGTGCAATGCGCTAGCTGTATTATTGCCAGAGGTCGACCGCTTATTTGGTGTTCCACAAACACCAGTTCACCACCCGGAGATTGATACTGGGGTGCATACGATGATGGTAATTGATATGGCTGCACAATTTGGTGCCGGCAATTCTGTCCGTTTTGCCGCTCTCTGCCATGACCTTGGCAAAGGAACGACAGCTTTCTCCCGTTTACCGAAACATATCGCCCACGAGACCCGAGGGCTGGCACTGATCAGGAACTTGTGTGAACGACTTCGTATTCCTGCTGGGCACAGACAAATGGCAGAACTGGTATGCGAATACCATAGCCATTGCCATCGTGCCACTGAACTGCGAATATCGACTATACTGAAAGTTCTGCAAGCACTGGACGTATTTCGACGGCCACAGAGACTGGATGACTTCCTATTGGCTTGTGAAGCAGATGCCAGGGGCAGGCCTGGCTTAGAAAATTCAACCTATCCACAGGCGGATATTTTCAGGATCTGCTTTGCGGCAGCGAAACAGGTTGACATCGAAGACCTGGTCAGTTCAGAAACGAATGGTAGGGAAATACAGCGTCAGTTAAAAAGTAGACGAGAACAGGCGATCGGTATTGCACTTGAAAATTACAGGTCCGGCGCGTAA
- the pyrE gene encoding orotate phosphoribosyltransferase, producing MQDFRREFLDFAIQSGVLRFGQFTLKSGRNSPYFFNTGLFNSGNGLAQLGRFYARAIIQSGIKFDMLFGPAYKGIPIAAATVIALSDYHGLDIPYAFDRKETKDHGEGGNIVGAPLQGQVLIIDDVITAGLSAAYSIKLIRESKADAAGFVIALDRQEKTADSDTSALQLLQQEQNLPVFSIATLEDLVELLQQESEKSDILSEIEAYREVYGC from the coding sequence TGATTTCGCCATTCAATCCGGAGTATTGCGCTTTGGCCAGTTCACCTTGAAATCAGGTCGGAACAGCCCCTATTTTTTCAACACGGGCCTGTTCAATAGCGGTAATGGCCTGGCCCAACTGGGCCGGTTTTATGCCCGTGCCATTATTCAATCAGGCATCAAATTCGACATGTTATTTGGCCCTGCCTATAAGGGTATTCCCATTGCTGCTGCGACGGTTATTGCCCTGTCGGACTATCACGGACTGGATATTCCCTATGCCTTCGACCGCAAGGAGACAAAAGATCACGGTGAAGGCGGCAATATCGTTGGTGCACCGCTGCAGGGCCAGGTCCTGATTATTGACGATGTCATTACAGCCGGCCTGTCTGCCGCCTATTCGATAAAACTGATCAGGGAGAGTAAGGCCGATGCTGCAGGCTTTGTCATCGCGCTAGATCGTCAGGAAAAGACTGCCGACAGTGACACTTCAGCATTGCAATTACTGCAGCAGGAACAAAACCTGCCAGTCTTCAGCATTGCCACGCTGGAAGATCTGGTGGAACTGCTGCAGCAGGAGTCAGAAAAATCTGACATACTTTCAGAAATAGAAGCCTATAGAGAGGTATACGGTTGCTGA